Sequence from the Ignavibacteria bacterium genome:
ATAATAATTATTGTACTTGGAAGTTTTTCTTCTGTAATTGTCAACTCCTTCAGCGCCCTTGGAGAGGCACTTCCGGGCTATGAGGCAAAGCTCAACCAGATTGTCTCATCAACCGCCAATTCATTTGGAATTAAAGACAGGCAGTTTCAGAATTTCAAGATTACGAATCTCTTGCAGAGAATAGATTACGGCCCCTTAGCCGGGAATGTTTTCTCATCGACATTTTCTTTTCTCGGAAGCTTTTTATTCGTGCTCTTCTTTTTCATTTTTATCATGTCGGGGCATAAGAATATTTACGGCGCCATAAAGAGGCGTTATCTGATGAGCCACATGCCTGAGGACCTGAAGACACCGGAGGTGGAAGCTGAAGCGAGATCAAAAAGCATCAGCCCAGATTCGCTGCAGGTTTCTGAGAAGTACCGCGCCAGGAGGGAAAGAGAGCAGACCTTGCAGAGCACATTTCAGGAAATTACGGATCAGATTCAGAAGTATGTTATTGCAAAGTTTGTAATAAGTCTTCTTGTGGGCATTGCAACGGCAATAGTACTTCTGCTTTTCGGGGTCGATTTTGTGGTTGTCTGGGCTGTAATTACATTCCTTTTCAATTTTATTCCGAATATCGGCTCGCTAATTGCAACTGTTCTTCCGGCCTTAATGACGCTTGTACAGTTCGGATCGATCGGTTATGCCTTAATTGTTGCCGGCATTCTGGTAGTTCTGCATAATGTTTTTGGAAATGTTGTTGAGCCGAGGATTTTCGGGCACCGCCTGGGCTTAAACCCCCTGGTAATACTCCTTTCCCTACTGCTCTGGGGTTATATATGGGGAATTGTAGGGGCAATACTGTCAGTACCTTTAACCGCAATCATAAAAATTATAATTTCCAGGCTGGATTCGCCTAATGCAAACTTCTTCAACGACCTGATGGGAGTTTAAGAAAAGATAAAAGCCCGCATTATGAACTCTCCCCCTTATGAAGTCTTATTATCGGATTAATTTCCTGGTTTTATAGACAGAAATTATGTCCTTTATTTAGTGACCCCGGATTTCTATTTATGGTACCATCTTTTTACCCTTTGGGAACATAAAAGCCCTGCGCCCGGTAAACAGGACACAGCCTCCCATATTTTGCCGGCTGTTATTTTCAGGAATTTTATTCCTTATTAAATATTTTTTATTTTTTTTGATAAAATTTTCCGAAAACGGTCTTCGTCACCATATATATTAGTATGGAATGGATTTATTATTGGTCTTAAGGAATCGTCAACTATTAGAAGGAAAGTAAATGAAGAATATTTCTACTACGAATAGTGCTACAGAACAGAGTGCCACAGAAAGTCAGGACAGCCAGGTATTTAAGAATATAAAATCTTACTTTTTGAATCCTGTAAAAGGAGGAATTTTCGGTTTTGCAGCCTTCTTCGGGCTCCTTTCGGGGATAAAATATTTCAGTTATTTAGTAGGCAGCCAGGCGAAGTTCAGCCTTGATATTGCAGACGTTACGCTTTCGCTTCTTGGATTTGTGCTCGTATTTTTAATAAAGTTCCTGGAAAATTTTCAGGAAAAAGAGCCGGGAATCGGGAAATAGGCTATATAGAAGAAAACCCTGAAGAGTGCCTTCAGGGTTAACAGTTTTAAGCTTCCACGTTACTGTTGAGTTTTTCTGCCCTGTCGGCAAGTTTTAACTGCTCAATCAGCTCCGAAAGGTCACCTTCAATTATATTTGACAAGTTATAGAGCGTAAGGCCTATTCTGTGGTCAGTTACCCTGTTCTGCGGGAAGTTATAGGTACGTATCTTATCGCTTCTGTCGCCCGAGCGGACAATTGATTTTCTCTGGGCGGCAATTTCATCTGTCTGCTCTTTCTGTTTCATGTCGTAAAGGCGTGCTCTCAGGACCTTGAGCGCCTTCTGGCGGTTTTTAAGCTGCGAGCGTTCATCCTGGCACTGTACGACGAGACCTGTAGGTATGTGAGTGATTCTTATTGCGGTTTCGACTTTATTGACGTTCTGTCCGCCTGCGCCGCCGCTTCTATAGACGTCAATTCTGAGGTCGTTTGGGTCTATATCCACCTGCACGTCTTCAACCTCGGGCATAACCACCACTGTAGCGGCTGAAGTATGCACTCTTCCGTTAGTTTCTGTTAAAGGGACTCTCTGCACGCGGTGTACGCCGTTTTCGAACTTCATATCGCCATATGCGCCCTGTCCGTTCAAGGAAAAGACCACTTCCTTAATGCCGCCCATGCCGGACTCACTTATATCTATAATTTCTTTTTTCCATCCCCGGACCTCGGCAAACCTGGAATACATCCTATAGAGGTCGAACGCAAAAAGCCCCGCTTCATCGCCCCCGGTACCGGCGCGTATTTCCACAATTACGTCCTTATTGTCGTTCGGGTCCTTTGGGATCAGAATGTACTTGATCTCCTCTTCCAGCTTTTCCTTTTCCTTTTTCAGGTCTTCAAGTTCAGCCTGGGCAATTTCAGAAAGCTCCCTGTCCTCTCCAAGTTCAATAATCTCCCTGTTGCCTTCAATATCCTTAAGCACCTTGTCGTAGCGTTCAAAAGCATCCACCACTTCCAGGAGTTCGCTTCTTTCCTTGCTGAGAGTGACTATTTTTTCCTGGTTGTTGAGATTGGCGGGGTCAGCCAGCTGTTCATTAATTTTCTCGAATTTCTCTTTAATTGCCCTTAATTTGTCGATCAGTTCCATCAATTCTCTCTTTGTTTGAATACAAATATAGCAAAGATATGCCTGAAAATCTAAGTAATTAGAAGTCATACCATGCCCTTGCTAACCAAACAAATTCCCGGGCAAAAAGGTTTTCTTTAAGAGGCAGGATTTCCCCGGGGAAAAAATTCTTTTCTGTTTAGGAAAAACCGGATTATATTTATAGTAACAAATTCATGGGTTAAAGATGCTTGAAAAATGGAATGAGAGGTTTTCTGAAGAAGGCTACGCATACGGGAAAGAACCGAACGCTTTTTTCAGGGAGGAAATTGATAAATTAAAGCCCGGAAGGCTTTTGCTCGTTGCCGAAGGCGAAGGGCGCAACGCCGTCTATGCCGCGCGAGAGGGCTGGCAGGTGGACTGCTTCGACTACAGCGAGGCGGCCAAAGAAAAAGCCCTTAAGCTGGCCGAAGAAAACAATACAACCATAAACTATACAGTTCAGGACCTGGAGAGTTTCTCTCCAAAAGAGGATTATTACGATGCCGCCGGAATTATCTACATGCATCTTCCTGAAGAATTGCGCACAGAGGTAAACCGGAAAATCATCTCGTCTTTGAAAGCGGGAGGCAAACTCATTCTTGAAGTCTTTGAAAAAGACCAGATAGAGAAATCCTCCGGGGGCCCGAAGGATCCGGAACTCCTCTACTCTTTAGAGGACATTGTAAATGAATTTACCGATCTCGACTTCCAGCAGCTCAGCAAGGAAGTAATTGAGCTAAGTGAGGGGAAATACCACCATGGCGAGGCGGTTGTAATAAGGTTTACCGGCACAAAAGAACATCCTGAGGCCTAGCAAAAGAGCCTTTATCCGCAAAATTGCCCCAAGGGAGCTCTCCCGCCAGAAAAAATCAAGAAAAATGGAAACTAATATTGACAAATTAGTTTCCTTTTGTTAAATTGGAAACTAGTAATACGATAATAGTTTCCAAGGGAGCCCAAATGGAAGATAAGGAAAAGATACTCTTTTTTGCACGTGAAAAGTTCTTCAAAGAGGGATTTTATAAGACCTCCATGGATGAGCTTGCACGCGAGCTCAAAATGAGCAAGAAGACCATCTACAAGTACTACCCTTCAAAGGAAAAGCTAATTGAAGAGGTAGTGGAAAGCATGATGAGCGAAAACTCAGAGAAAATCCATCAGGTGCTTGAGAAAGATATGGATGCTGTAAGTAAAATTAAGGCACTGCTCGGCATTCTCAGCAATCTTATCATTAAGATCAGCGACCACTGGTTAAAGGATATGCAGTATCACACGCCCCAACTCTGGGCAAAAATTGACAACTTCAGAACCCGGATAATGTATACCAATATAGGCAGGATATTCGAACAGGGGAAAAAAGAAGGGCTCTTTGAAGAGAGGCCGATTGAACTGCTTCTTGTAATATTCACCTCTTCCCTGCGGGCTATAGTAAACCCCGATTTTCTCTTAAACAGCAAATTCTCCCATAATGAAGCACTTGAAATGACATTTCAGATACTCTTAAACGGCATACTGACCGATAAGGGAGCCATGACATTTAAAAACACTAAAAATCAGGATAAATAGATGAAAACCACATTGTTAATAGGTGCATTGAGCTTTGGACTTTTTGTCTTAGGCTGCGGAAACGGAAACGATAAGAATACCATTGAAGCCTCAGGCACAATAGAGGCCACAAATGTAACCGTCAGTTCCAAAGTTGCAGGCCAGGTTCAGAAAATTTATAAAGATGAAGGGGACAATGTTAAAGCAGGCGATACCCTTCTGACCGTAGATCACGATCTGCTTTCCATTCAACTGGACCAGGCATTGGCAGGGCGTGACTTTGCCGAAGCGCAGCTTAAGCTTCTTCGCAAGGGAGCCAGGAGCGAGGATATCAGCCAGGCAGAGGAAAACACGCGCCAGGCGCAGATAAATCTTGACATGGCACAGAGGGATAAAGACAGAATGACGAAGCTCTACGAGCAGAAATCGATCACAAAAAAGCAGTACGAAGACGCCATGGCAAAGTACCAGCTTACCGGGGCACAATTTAATGCCGCAAAAGACAACCTGAAGAAGATGAAAAACTTCGCCCGCCCCGAGGAGATCCGGCAGGCAGAGGCAAACCTTGGCAAGGCAGAGGCAAGTGTGGAGCTCCTGAAGAAAAACATACAGGACAGTTATGTTACCTCCCCCATGAACGGGATTCTGGTAAAGAAATTTGTGGAAGCAGGAGAAACCGTGGGTCCCAACTCGTCACTTTTCAGGATATCGGACCTGAAGGTTGTGGATCTTGTAATTTACGTCTCTGAAGAGGAGCTGGGAAGAGTAAAGCTGGGGCAGAAGGCTGAAGTATCGGTGGATGCATTTAAGAATAAAACATTTGAAGGAAAAGTAATCTATATTTCCCCCGAGGCGGAGTTTACGCCAAAGAACATACAGACAAAGGATGAAAGGACAAAGCTGGTTTTTGCAGTAAAAATTGAGATCCTTAACCCGAACTTCGACCTTAAAGCCGGAATGCCGGCCGACGCAGTGATAAAGTATTAATAGAAAAAAGAAAAATCAGCATCATGGAAACAACCATAAAAATAGAAGGCCTTAAGAAAAGTTTCGGGGATGTTCATGCCGTAGATGGCATCAGCCTGGAGGTGGGTAAAGGTGAAATGTTCGGCCTTGTTGGACCCGACGGCGCAGGCAAAACAACAACAATAAGAATGCTTTGCGGCCTTATTGAACCGGACTCGGGAGAGGCCAGGATACTGGGGCTTGACCTCGTA
This genomic interval carries:
- a CDS encoding AI-2E family transporter yields the protein MHTEKSRFSATSAFFVNVIGIVVIFIVLKSLAEIFIPFIIAYFLFFVFSPLNALLESRKVPISAVAILDILIIIIVLGSFSSVIVNSFSALGEALPGYEAKLNQIVSSTANSFGIKDRQFQNFKITNLLQRIDYGPLAGNVFSSTFSFLGSFLFVLFFFIFIMSGHKNIYGAIKRRYLMSHMPEDLKTPEVEAEARSKSISPDSLQVSEKYRARREREQTLQSTFQEITDQIQKYVIAKFVISLLVGIATAIVLLLFGVDFVVVWAVITFLFNFIPNIGSLIATVLPALMTLVQFGSIGYALIVAGILVVLHNVFGNVVEPRIFGHRLGLNPLVILLSLLLWGYIWGIVGAILSVPLTAIIKIIISRLDSPNANFFNDLMGV
- a CDS encoding HlyD family efflux transporter periplasmic adaptor subunit, with the protein product MKTTLLIGALSFGLFVLGCGNGNDKNTIEASGTIEATNVTVSSKVAGQVQKIYKDEGDNVKAGDTLLTVDHDLLSIQLDQALAGRDFAEAQLKLLRKGARSEDISQAEENTRQAQINLDMAQRDKDRMTKLYEQKSITKKQYEDAMAKYQLTGAQFNAAKDNLKKMKNFARPEEIRQAEANLGKAEASVELLKKNIQDSYVTSPMNGILVKKFVEAGETVGPNSSLFRISDLKVVDLVIYVSEEELGRVKLGQKAEVSVDAFKNKTFEGKVIYISPEAEFTPKNIQTKDERTKLVFAVKIEILNPNFDLKAGMPADAVIKY
- a CDS encoding TetR/AcrR family transcriptional regulator, with amino-acid sequence MEDKEKILFFAREKFFKEGFYKTSMDELARELKMSKKTIYKYYPSKEKLIEEVVESMMSENSEKIHQVLEKDMDAVSKIKALLGILSNLIIKISDHWLKDMQYHTPQLWAKIDNFRTRIMYTNIGRIFEQGKKEGLFEERPIELLLVIFTSSLRAIVNPDFLLNSKFSHNEALEMTFQILLNGILTDKGAMTFKNTKNQDK
- the prfA gene encoding peptide chain release factor 1 translates to MIDKLRAIKEKFEKINEQLADPANLNNQEKIVTLSKERSELLEVVDAFERYDKVLKDIEGNREIIELGEDRELSEIAQAELEDLKKEKEKLEEEIKYILIPKDPNDNKDVIVEIRAGTGGDEAGLFAFDLYRMYSRFAEVRGWKKEIIDISESGMGGIKEVVFSLNGQGAYGDMKFENGVHRVQRVPLTETNGRVHTSAATVVVMPEVEDVQVDIDPNDLRIDVYRSGGAGGQNVNKVETAIRITHIPTGLVVQCQDERSQLKNRQKALKVLRARLYDMKQKEQTDEIAAQRKSIVRSGDRSDKIRTYNFPQNRVTDHRIGLTLYNLSNIIEGDLSELIEQLKLADRAEKLNSNVEA
- a CDS encoding class I SAM-dependent methyltransferase — protein: MLEKWNERFSEEGYAYGKEPNAFFREEIDKLKPGRLLLVAEGEGRNAVYAAREGWQVDCFDYSEAAKEKALKLAEENNTTINYTVQDLESFSPKEDYYDAAGIIYMHLPEELRTEVNRKIISSLKAGGKLILEVFEKDQIEKSSGGPKDPELLYSLEDIVNEFTDLDFQQLSKEVIELSEGKYHHGEAVVIRFTGTKEHPEA